From Salvia splendens isolate huo1 chromosome 3, SspV2, whole genome shotgun sequence, a single genomic window includes:
- the LOC121796843 gene encoding uncharacterized protein LOC121796843, protein MDIDPISAYYGSNPGEGEGRRSEEPTSQEEGDEPERTPAAEPIPQERAREEIDLNETARKQGLMTDQEFEALLTEVTREEEEDASEAVREGGEASTRNDPEGPSAKRRGGGEANRRTSTTEETVVRTEEPEPVAPPVLKPKAVKRKLVLRDNPKAVRPKLKRVSQRCLGKWTSSKTKANTAADPVEVLSDEERVTPTKPGEESFPATNLEDASTAAEVVSTTLSDQRDETEQMAGGLDLASESDKPSTQAERKRKRKAPVKRKSSRKKQRTGNIGIVIIDPDQRTPPHRQETNDNDYTASEESESDSDISPEDEEYGAQQLPHNHRELIHPSVERLKYRHWKVKLTNKLIADMKHFSTKDNSRKQFKGG, encoded by the exons ATGGATATTGACCCCATCTCCGCCTATTACGGCTCTAACCCAGGGGAAGGTGAGGGAAGAAGGAGCGAGGAGCCAACGAGCCAGGAGGAAGGAGATGAACCAGAGAGAACGCCGGCAGCGGAGCCTATCCCTCAAGAAAGGGCGAGGGAagagatagatctgaatgaAACGGCCAGAAAGCAAGGCCTTATGACGGATCAGGAGTTTGAGGCGTTATTGACGGAGGTAACccgtgaggaagaagaagatgcatCGGAGGCAGTAAGAGAGGGTGGAGAAGCTAGTACAAGGAACGACCCAGAAGGCCCATCAGCCAAAAGAAGAGGTGGAGGAGAGGCAAACCGGAGAACGAGTACCACA GAGGAGACCGTGGTACGAACAGAGGAGCCTGAACCAGTGGCACCTCCAGTGTTGAAACCGAAAGCAGTCAAAAGGAAATTGGTGTTGAGGGACAATCCCAAGGCAGTACGACCAAAGCTGAAGAGAGTATCGCAGAGATGCCTAGGAAAATGGACATCCAGCAAGACGAAGGCGAACACAGCAGCAGATCCAGTTGAAGTTTTAAGTGACGAAGAAAGGGtgactcccacaaaacctggggaggaatcTTTTCCAGCTACTAACTTGGAAGATGCATCGACTGCAGCTGAAGTGGTCTCCACAACGCTGAGTGACCAGAGAGATGAGACTGAGCAGATGGCTgggggtctggacctcgcatctgaGTCA GACAAGCCTTCAACACAAGCagagagaaaaaggaaaaggaaagcCCCTGTTAAGAGGAAGTCAAGTAGAAAAAAGCAACGCACAGGCAACATAGGCATCGTCATCATAGACCCAGATCAGAGAACCCCACCGCATCGTCAGGAGACAAACGACAACGACTATACTGCTAGTGAAGAGTCGGAATCCGATAGTGACATCTCTCCAGAGGATGAAGAGTACGGAGCACAACAGCTTCCGCACAACCATCGGGAGCTAATACATCCTTCGGTAGAGAGATTGAAGTACCGGCATTGGAAGGTGAAGCTCACTAACAAGCTGATTGCAGACATGAAGCACTTTAGCACGAAGGACAACAGCCGCAAGCAATTCAAGGGCGGGTAG